One Anopheles marshallii chromosome 3, idAnoMarsDA_429_01, whole genome shotgun sequence genomic region harbors:
- the LOC128713597 gene encoding SET and MYND domain-containing protein 4-like, with protein MEIYHKDGTFPRYCDAVRKSLDDNHFNQFVRLTSNEERFRFVSGLGSIVDELRLKREFNGKGMEQATALKTLGNKAFQAERWNEALVFYNKCYLFTPQENVQEKAIILANRSAALYHLEKYDLALRDIQRALAHHYPNQMLYKLTERKARCYLAKKDYEAALQCFKATVTALDDSNLPLERRQKLERDAQIMINLLPKNIESEKKNKKKTSSKADQQAGSVVKIPDQFLEKALWFDETKDEGRFARTKSDLKPNTILLLERPHVSALLEDYSLDHCTHCFKRVSVPIACPLCADVVFCSDECEAKANASYHRYECGFLPILWGSGASITCHMALRMVAQKSEDYFIKLKPELARLTNEQIDKLPVDDYRKVYKLVTHESTRSPEDLFQRTLMATLLNACLILGNYGNSPQEQNFIGGLLVHNLQLLQFNAHEVSEMIRETPADVGKSTFIGGGLYPTLALFNHSCDPGVTRYYRGNQVCVRTVKTIAADSMVAENYGPLFTQVRRDERRDTLLNQYRFTCQCMPCIENWPLFTEMDPGVIRFRCDGGKICSNVLIIPAEVNDFMVKCTECGEHTNIMKGLKSLQDTDMLFKSATRLHAAGEYEAALRNYIEMMETMSEVLVPPYRDYHLCQQGLRGCMLEFGNRYTKAVAKK; from the exons ATGGAGATTTATCACAAAGACGGAACATTTCCTAGATATTGTGATGCGGTTCGCAAATCGCTCGACGATAATCATTTCAACCAATTCGTCCGGCTGACCAGCAATGAAGAACGATTCCGGTTTGTGAGTGGATTAGGTTCGATCGTAGACGAGTTGCGGCTGAAACGAGAATTCAATGGAAAGGGCATGGAACAGGCAACCGCATTAAAAACGCTGGGTAATAAGGCGTTTCAGGCGGAGCGATGGAACGAGGCTCTCGTTTTCTACAATAAGTGCTATTTGTTCACGCCGCAGGAAAACG TTCAAGAAAAAGCCATAATACTGGCGAATAGAAGTGCCGCTTTGTACCATCTGGAAAAGTATGATCTTGCACTAAGGGATATTCAACGTGCCTTAGCTCATCACTACCCCAATCAGATGCTGTACAAACTAACGGAAAGGAAGGCACGCTGCTATTTGGCGAAAAAGGATTACGAGGCGGCATTACAATGCTTCAA AGCAACGGTGACAGCACTGGATGATTCTAATCTCCCCCTGGAACGTAGACAAAAGTTAGAACGCGACGCTCAGATCATGATTAATCTGTTGCCCAAGAACATCGAGTCagaaaagaagaataagaaaaagaCCTCATCCAAAGCGGACCAACAAGCGGGGTCAGTCGTTAAAATTCCGGATCAGTTCCTTGAGAAAGCACTCTGGTTCGATGAGACAAAAGACGAAGGTCGTTTCGCTCGTACCAAAAGTGATCTAAAACCAAACACGATTCTGCTACTAGAACGACCGCACGTGTCAGCTTTACTGGAGGATTACAGTTTAGATCACTGTACGCATTGCTTCAAGCGTGTTTCGGTACCGATCGCATGTCCGTTGTGTGCTGATGTGGTGTTCTGTTCAGACGAGTGCGAGGCAAAAGCGAACGCTTCCTATCACCGTTACGAGTGCGGTTTCCTTCCAATTCTGTGGGGTTCCGGTGCATCCATCACGTGTCACATGGCACTGCGCATGGTCGCGCAAAAGTCAGAggattatttcattaaattgaaGCCGGAATTAGCGAGATTGACTAACGAGCAGATTGATAA GCTGCCTGTTGATGACTACCGCAAGGTGTACAAACTGGTTACCCATGAGTCAACGCGTTCTCCGGAGGATTTATTCCAGCGCACGCTTATGGCGACACTTTTGAATGCGTGTCTCATACTAGGTAATTACGGAAACAGCCCGCAggaacaaaatttcatcgGCGGTCTGCTGGTGCACAATCTGCAGTTGCTGCAATTCAATGCTCACGAGGTGTCCGAGATGATACGCGAAACACCGGCCGATGTAGGCAAGTCCACTTTCATTGGTGGTGGTCTCTATCCTACACTGGCACTGTTCAATCATTCTTGTGACCCGGGTGTCACTCGTTACTACCGAGGCAACcaggtgtgtgtgcgcacagTAAAAACCATCGCTGCCGACTCGATGGTGGCCGAAAACTATGGCCCACTTTTTACGCAAGTTCGTCGTGATGAACGACGGGATACGCTTCTCAATCAGTACCGATTTACATGTCAGTGTATGCCGTGCATTGAGAATTGGCCTCTCTTTACCGAGATGGACCCGGGAGTTATCCGATTCCGTTGTGATGGAGGCAAGATCTGCTCGAACGTACTGATCATCCCGGCGGAAGTTAACGATTTCATGGTAAAGTGCACAGAATGCGGCGAGCATACCAACATCATGAAGGGGTTAAAATCGTTGCAAGACACTGATATGCTTTTCAAATCGGCCACCCGTTTGCACGCAGCCGGTGAGTACGAAGCAGCGTTGCGAAACTACATCGAAATGATGGAAACAATGAGCGAGGTGTTGGTTCCACCGTACCGGGACTACCATCTCTGTCAGCAGGGACTGCGCGGTTGCATGTTGGAGTTCGGTAACCGTTACACTAAAGCGGTAGCAAAAAAGTGA
- the LOC128715149 gene encoding SET and MYND domain-containing protein 4-like produces MEVTTDEGYFHTYAIKFRSTIKPEEFEQFASLSTDRERFTFVDELKRRVVNELPLEHSLDKGKCLEKALHHKANGDRLQRNKDWLNALKSYNQCYLLLPEENVLEKAHLLDDRSQLLLNLGKLDQSLEDADRAIVYGYPVEQLTTVWERKARIYQTKKDFKMAVECFDKAIHYLSLRSSLTPENRDKRIGELKKLVDTVYYQYKNVQKYLEPAKGSRSFQPHLDGSVQYDSTEKEGRFATTKTDMQPNRVILKEKPHAATLLKEYSGTHCSDCFERINVLYCCPGCTDVVFCSGRCEKNGCASYHQYECGYLRSLWNSGATIVSLLALRVITQKPFSYFDEMRQKLSGLAASLTDKLPDEDYRKIFKLVTHSDKRCTEDYLIWTLMATMLNSVLTMSNYNTDKQKDNFLGYLLLHNLQIINYNAHDVSEVQRKHSNETGVSVAIGAALYPMLALFNHSCDPGIVRYFSGTTVHVRTIKNIAAGTIIAENYGPLYTRMSRPERRKLLATNYMFECNCHACAADWPTCADMIHSVIRFRCTGTGCQEAVPYNLHSDCQGVRCHACGHIVDIGDRIRKLREANMIDRFNEASHLYQVGLFEHALSKYAAIMMILDQVLVPPYRDYHICQQGMRRCCLELGSCYISCPISKQ; encoded by the exons ATGGAAGTCACTACTGATGAAGGGTATTTCCACACGTATGCCATTAAATTCCGGAGTACAATTAAACCGGAAGAATTCGAACAGTTTGCAAGCCTTTCAACGGATCGGGAGCGATTCACGTTTGTGGACGAGCTGAAAAGGCGCGTAGTGAATGAATTACCTCTCGAGCATTCGTTAGATAAAGGTAAATGTTTGGAAAAGGCTCTGCATCATAAGGCGAATGGTGATCGATTGCAACGAAATAAGGATTGGTTAAATGCGTTGAAAAGTTACAATCAGTGCTATTTGCTTCTCCCGGAAGAAAACG TACTCGAGAAAGCGCACCTTCTGGATGATCGATCGCAGCTACTGCTGAATCTTGGTAAATTGGATCAATCTTTAGAGGATGCCGATCGTGCAATCGTCTACGGTTATCCAGTAGAACAGCTGACAACAGTGTGGGAACGCAAAGCACGTATTTACCAAACCAAGAAGGATTTCAAGATGGCTGTTGAATGTTTCGACAAAGCGATCCATTATCTGAGTCTTCGCTCCAGTTTAACGCCCGAGAATCGGGACAAAAGGATTGGGGAATTGAAAAAACTCGTCGATACTGTGTACTACCAATATAAAAATGTACAGAAGTACCTAGAACCAGCGAAAGGAAGTCGGTCGTTTCAACCTCATCTGGATGGGAGTGTACAGTACGACAGCACAGAAAAGGAGGGTCGTTTCGCTACCACCAAGACCGACATGCAACCAAATCGGGTGAttctaaaagaaaaaccacatGCTGCCACCTTGCTAAAAGAATACAGTGGAACGCACTGTAGCGATTGCTTCGAGAGAATTAACGTGCTGTACTGTTGTCCTGGCTGTActgatgttgtgttttgttcgggGCGATGTGAAAAGAATGGATGCGCAAGTTATCATCAGTATGAGTGTGGATATTTGCGCTCACTGTGGAATTCGGGTGCTACAATTGTGAGTTTACTGGCGCTTCGGGTTATCACACAGAAGCCTTTTTCTTACTTCGACGAAATGCGACAGAAGTTATCGGGTTTGGCAGCTAGCCTTACGGATAA ACTCCCAGATGAAGACTATCGGAAGATTTTTAAACTGGTTACACACTCGGATAAACGTTGCACTGAGGATTATCTTATTTGGACATTAATGGCGACCATGTTGAACTCAGTACTAACGATGTCGAACTACAATACAGACAAACAGAAAGATAA CTTCCTGGGATATCTGCTGCTGCACAATCTGCAAATAATCAACTACAATGCACATGACGTTTCGGAAGTTCAACGCAAACATTCAAACGAAACGGGAGTATCTGTCGCCATAGGAGCAGCGCTATATCCAATGTTGGCACTCTTCAATCACTCATGTGATCCCGGCATTGTGCG GTACTTTTCCGGCACGACGGTACACGTTCGGACGATTAAGAACATCGCTGCCGGTACAATAATCGCAGAAAACTATGGACCACTTTACACACGAATGTCCCGCCCGGAGCGTCGAAAATTGTTGGCCACCAATTACATGTTTGAATGTAACTGTCATGCTTGTGCTGCAGACTGGCCTACATGCGCGGACATGATACACTCGGTAATACGGTTTCGAtgcaccggtaccggttgcCAGGAGGCAGTGCCATACAATCTTCACTCGGATTGCCAAGGAGTGCGGTGTCACGCCTGTGGACACATAGTAGACATCGGCGATCGGATTAGAAAGTTGCGG GAAGCTAACATGATTGATCGATTCAACGAGGCAAGTCATCTCTATCAGGTAGGTCTGTTCGAGCACGCACTATCCAAGTATGCTGCGATCATGATGATCCTGGATCAGGTACTCGTACCACCTTATCGCGATTATCACATATGCCAGCAGGGAATGCGTCGCTGTTGTCTCGAACTCGGTAGTTGTTACATATCATGCCCAATTAGCAAACAGTAG